The Gymnogyps californianus isolate 813 chromosome 5, ASM1813914v2, whole genome shotgun sequence genome contains a region encoding:
- the PRR5L gene encoding proline-rich protein 5-like encodes MTGGFTVAPSFALQFLKMGSFRRPRPRFMSSPVLSDLPRFQAARQALQLSSNSAWNSVQTAVINVFKGGGLQNNELYTLNENIRRLLKSELGSFITDYFQNQLLAKGLLFIEEKVKLCEDEDRIDVLSEIWDHYFTEILPTLQAIFYPVQGQELTIRQIALLGFRDLVLLKVKLEEILPLVQTKLPASIIQMLLILQSVHEPTGPSEGYLQLEELVKQVVSPYLGLCEDHSFSGSTCLLERRYSRSRPKTGVLNYSSHVVTSRQPSEMALTPLTEQEGEAYLEKCGSIRRHTVANAHSDIQLLAMASMMHTGMVIEESDSTDKCLLLQPSFSHRQCSSEPSIADGPEGVMAAGRQDPAELNCMSVS; translated from the exons ATGACTGGAGGGTTCACCGTAGCTCCGTCCTTTGCTCTCCAGTTCCTCAAGATGGGTTCATTCAGAAGGCCCCGACCTCGCTTCATGAGCTCCCCGGTCCTCAGTGACCTGCCGCGGTTCCAGGCAGCCCGGCAggctctgcagctcagctccaaCTCTGCCTGGAATAG TGTTCAAACAGCAGTGATAAATGTGTTCAAAGGGGGAGGCTTGCAGAACAATGAACTTTACACCCTCAATGAAAATATCAG ACGGTTGCTGAAGAGTGAACTTGGATCCTTCATCACAGATTACTTTCAG AACCAGCTCCTTGCGAAAGGCTTGCTGTTTATAGAGGAGAAGGTTAAGCTGTGTGAAG ATGAGGATCGCATTGATGTCCTGTCTGAAATTTGGGATCACTATTTTACAGAGATTCTTCCTACACTCCAGGCAATATTCTACCCAGTCCAG GGTCAGGAGTTGACTATCCGTCAGATTGCTCTTCTTGGCTTCAGAGACTTGGTCTTGCTAAAAGTAAAGttggaagaaattcttcctctgGTCCAGACAAAGCTCCCAGCTTCCATTATCCAGATGCTGTTAATTCTGCAG AGTGTCCATGAGCCTACTGGCCCCAGTGAGGGCTACCTACAGCTGGAAGAACTGGTCAAGCAGGTGGTATCACCGTACTTGGGTTTGTGTGAGGATCACAGCTTCTCTGGTAGCACCTGCTTGCTTG agaGACGGTACTCCAGATCCCGTCCTAAGACTGGTGTACTGAATTATTCATCTCACGTGGTGACGAGCCGGCAGCCCAGCGAGATGGCCCTGACTCCACTGACAGAGCAGGAGGGTGAGGCTTACCTGGAGAAATGTGGTAGCATCCGTCGCCACACTGTTGCCAATGCTCACTCAGATATTCAGCTCCTGGCAATGGCCTCCATGATGCACACAGGAATGGTGATTGAGGAGTCAGACAGTACCGACAAatgcctcctcctgcagcccagtTTTAGCCACAGGCAGTGCTCCAGTGAGCCCAGTATTGCTGATGGGCCAGAGGGAGTCATGGCAGCAGGTAGGCAGGACCCTGCAGAGCTGAACTGCATGTCAGTCAGCTAG